In Desulfomonile tiedjei, the DNA window CACCGCTTCTTCAATTAGTGTATCCAGCTCGTCAATCTCGTCTCTCTTGGCCATCAATTCACCCGCATGGATTTTAGGTTCTGAGTTTATGATGGACGGACTTAATTGTTATCTTGCTTACCTCACGCAATGTATCAAAAACGCCAGGGCCCTGAAGCGCGCTGGCCATTACAGTGGGGGCAGGGGTCTTGAGCAGTGCGTTCAAGTCGCGGTTGAGGACCGACTCCTCGAGGACCGGAATAACACTGCCTTCCAGGTCACGCTTGTTGAACTGGAGGACAAGGGGCAGTTCGTCAAGATCCAAGTTGTCGTCAGCGAGATTCTCGCGGAGATTCTGCAAGCTCTCTACGTTGGCCTGCTGCTGAACTTCCATGGAGTCAGCGACAAAAACAACCCCGTCAACCCCTTTTAAGACCATTTTGCGGCTCTCGTTGTACAAAACCTGGCCGGGGACCGTATAGAGTTGAACCCTGATACTAAACCCTCGTATCTTTCCGAGCGACAGGGGTAGAAAATCAAAGAAAAGTGTTTTGTCACCTCTGGTGTCTATGGAGATCATTTTCCCCATGAACTGAGCGTTCATCTTTTGATTGACGTACAGCAAATTGGTGGTCTTGCCGCACCGACCCGGTCCGTAGTAAACGATTTTAACCTGTATTTCCTTTGCGCTTTTGTTTATGAATGCCATCTTCAGCCCTCCCTTTTGGGGAGCTTCTTTGCAAGGACTGTGACTACCTCTGCAATTTTGAGCCTCACCAATCCTAGCGAAAGAGCGTTATTGAAGATGGTGACAATTATGTATTCATCACCGACTCGGCTGAAATGGAACGATTCACTATGCCCTTTATAAAACAGTAGGACAAAGTCCCTCTCTCCGATCAGCCGGGCAATCTGTTCGGTTGCCGCGAAGTTGGCCGCGGCCACCGCGGCCAAGGACACAGCGTCCAGTTCGATCTTATTCCCCATGTTGACGATCAGAGACCCCGCGTTGTCAATAACCAGTATTGATG includes these proteins:
- a CDS encoding GTPase domain-containing protein — encoded protein: MAFINKSAKEIQVKIVYYGPGRCGKTTNLLYVNQKMNAQFMGKMISIDTRGDKTLFFDFLPLSLGKIRGFSIRVQLYTVPGQVLYNESRKMVLKGVDGVVFVADSMEVQQQANVESLQNLRENLADDNLDLDELPLVLQFNKRDLEGSVIPVLEESVLNRDLNALLKTPAPTVMASALQGPGVFDTLREVSKITIKSVHHKLRT